The Peribacillus sp. FSL P2-0133 genome has a segment encoding these proteins:
- a CDS encoding DEAD/DEAH box helicase, with protein sequence MEYTINYVTERLHRKLVEYIETQYPISEPSLQRKRTELLYKPGILSTEPYIESTPVYEPGNLFGNMDIPESAQKLMTKLATLQPSVGVFPRPYLHQQQAMEAFLKHNKDLIVSTGTGSGKTESFLHPILNTLYEEASERPQHFKKRAVRALILYPMNALVSDQMTRLRRLFGDERVKEIFNDAASRNVQFGMYTSRTPYAGAHSATKDRYQLNDILNYYTKLEETMPAKVEQMKERGKWPAKDLQSFKNSKKNNRDRYRGLPSDAELFSRHEMQDTPPDILVTNYSMLEYMLMRPIERSIWEQTKEWLAESEDNHFILILDEAHMYRGTGGAEVALLIRRLQSRLGIERDRMKCILTSASLGKEDDVDGPIKFAEQLTGKPSKRRFKLIKGTKEKRPPARTVTIAEAQTLANMNSESFIKYKTNYDDNLQETKVFFESMEWPQPPSEQKDFPRYLYEQLDGFGPLEKVIAQISGQATSLKEIVAIVCPDIEQELAEKAISNLLLLANAANKNGRVLLPARVHIFFRGLSGIYTCLNPKCKSCNENGLLGKIYDDYRLTCDCGARVYEVVTHRYCGSTFIKGYVLENSNYPTYLWNESGHGIVGEKLIEIHLLVEQPHPQALEKKRIAPLWLHIETGYISGEPPTSMEGFIQVYESVEKVSKRKHNKYHSNARSFEKCPCCLKSAKFNIRDLRIKGEQPFANLIREQFNIQPPMEGKATNINEGRKVLIFSDGRQKAARLARDIPNEVEKDSVRQLILKAAYELEKQGIRATIGRELYPTVLHFIHENRLLLFSQLQRKDLMKDVKSYVKDFYERKLSDVEFDEISMSIRDEFKLRMLEIISSPGYSIYDTTTGIVVPANMRRLYRDEQVQEWISKEDLEKVAILFIKELLDNIAVDISLDVYDRRELLGVYRDDSEWGRTSHTISKQLKAIIAVYVGEEHSEVLIQHLFDQLCRSQLDKYYLDLDKLKIIDGIDFTWYKCTSCKQIHAVIPHNNCPSCNANTIEELPSDSDILKAEKGYWRTTIADILKGEKITNVSVEEHTAQLSQKDPSIALATTEQYEMAFQDIVLDESLGIVDILSCTTTMEVGIDIGSLTAVGMRNIPPQRENYQQRAGRAGRRGSSLSTVITYAQDGPHDHYYFNNPKLIISGDTREALIYINNKKIIKRHLNALLIQTFFHNNAQDGELATSNISESLGTTKDFFKGTSQFNLDSFEDWLVKQVKIQFKKYPEIFAIIPEEAIKNEGDKWSLIKEASDNIGQDLDDAFCEIEKELMEYEGLIEEDDQFTEQHPDELLLNFLFNHGFLPTYAFPKDLTSLYIQGRDKKNKVIMEQRPQLALNRALGEYAPGRQIVINKKTYRIGGIYNPFSKNPEAPAQDLNLHGEHVALCVKCNYTEIASKAAEKCPNCKEELKSMPYICPTGFSPEKGKEVPKGDFTQEYSFASTPQLPVPNEKVKFDFKTLNSLGFIKYEHREDEELIVMNRGIDGESGFFMCEDCGFIKPVIKNDDLFKGHYKPFQRQGMIENKCSGNLHQIYLGNKFTSDLFLIRLNMDDHIDFNANKQWLHDALLTLGEGLVLAASRVLDIDAQELTVGYRIVHNEQGESYADLYLFDTLSGGAGYSYVAGMRIKEIINETFNVLSHCINACESSCYKCLRNYQNQMKHEHLNRPLGLELLTYLVKGELTKYTREEQIQYLKPVKAAYDLHHGENYSHIIEENGNVFIQLIDGNLIGLKNNIEKKLAINSIRYYSPYEIKFDLPNVYELL encoded by the coding sequence ATGGAGTACACAATTAATTATGTAACTGAGCGTTTACATCGAAAATTAGTGGAATATATTGAAACACAATATCCAATCAGTGAACCATCTCTTCAAAGAAAGCGTACAGAATTACTGTATAAGCCAGGTATTCTTTCTACAGAACCTTATATTGAATCCACACCTGTCTATGAGCCTGGAAACCTTTTTGGAAATATGGATATCCCAGAATCTGCTCAAAAGTTAATGACAAAATTAGCAACTTTACAACCATCTGTCGGTGTGTTTCCTCGACCGTATCTGCATCAACAACAAGCTATGGAAGCTTTTTTAAAGCATAATAAAGATTTAATTGTTTCAACAGGTACAGGTTCCGGGAAAACCGAATCCTTTTTGCATCCAATATTAAATACATTATATGAGGAAGCTAGCGAAAGACCTCAGCATTTCAAAAAACGAGCTGTACGAGCGTTAATTCTTTATCCTATGAACGCATTAGTTAGTGACCAAATGACTCGTTTGCGCCGTTTATTTGGTGATGAACGAGTGAAAGAAATTTTTAATGATGCTGCAAGCAGAAATGTTCAATTTGGGATGTACACATCTAGAACACCTTATGCTGGAGCACATTCTGCGACTAAAGATCGTTATCAGTTAAATGACATTTTAAATTACTATACGAAACTAGAAGAAACTATGCCTGCTAAAGTAGAACAAATGAAAGAAAGAGGTAAATGGCCTGCTAAGGATTTACAATCGTTTAAGAACTCTAAAAAAAATAATCGGGATCGTTATCGTGGACTTCCTTCAGATGCAGAGCTATTTTCACGTCACGAAATGCAAGATACACCACCAGATATACTTGTCACAAACTATTCGATGCTAGAATATATGCTCATGCGACCTATTGAACGTTCTATTTGGGAACAAACAAAGGAATGGTTAGCTGAAAGTGAAGACAACCACTTTATACTAATTCTAGACGAAGCGCATATGTATCGTGGTACTGGAGGTGCTGAAGTAGCGTTACTGATTCGTCGTCTCCAGTCTCGTTTAGGAATTGAACGTGATCGTATGAAATGCATACTAACATCCGCTAGTTTAGGAAAAGAAGACGATGTAGATGGTCCTATTAAATTTGCAGAACAACTAACTGGAAAACCTTCAAAACGTCGTTTCAAACTTATCAAAGGAACGAAAGAGAAACGTCCTCCAGCTCGAACTGTAACGATAGCAGAAGCACAAACTTTAGCTAATATGAATAGCGAATCTTTTATTAAATATAAAACAAATTATGATGACAACCTACAAGAAACGAAAGTGTTTTTTGAATCTATGGAATGGCCACAACCACCTTCTGAACAAAAGGATTTTCCTCGATATTTATATGAGCAATTAGATGGGTTTGGCCCCTTAGAAAAAGTGATTGCTCAAATTAGTGGACAAGCAACTTCATTAAAGGAAATTGTAGCGATTGTTTGTCCAGATATTGAGCAAGAACTAGCTGAAAAAGCAATTAGTAATCTTTTATTATTGGCAAATGCTGCGAATAAGAATGGACGTGTATTACTTCCTGCTCGTGTACATATCTTTTTCCGTGGGTTATCTGGTATCTATACGTGTTTAAATCCAAAATGTAAAAGCTGTAATGAAAATGGGCTACTAGGAAAAATTTATGATGATTATCGCTTAACTTGCGATTGTGGTGCCCGTGTTTATGAAGTAGTGACACATCGCTACTGTGGATCTACTTTTATTAAAGGGTATGTTCTAGAAAATTCAAATTATCCAACTTATCTTTGGAATGAAAGTGGACATGGTATTGTTGGAGAAAAACTAATAGAGATTCATTTATTAGTTGAGCAACCACATCCTCAAGCTTTAGAAAAGAAAAGAATCGCTCCATTATGGTTGCATATAGAAACAGGCTATATTAGTGGTGAGCCACCAACTTCTATGGAAGGGTTTATTCAAGTGTATGAGTCTGTTGAAAAAGTTTCTAAGCGAAAACATAACAAATACCATTCAAATGCGCGTTCGTTTGAAAAATGTCCTTGCTGTTTAAAAAGTGCAAAGTTTAATATACGAGATTTACGCATTAAAGGGGAACAGCCTTTTGCTAACCTAATTCGAGAACAATTTAATATACAACCACCAATGGAAGGAAAAGCAACAAACATAAACGAAGGGCGTAAAGTTCTTATCTTTTCGGATGGTCGTCAAAAGGCCGCGCGTCTTGCACGGGATATTCCCAACGAAGTAGAAAAGGATTCTGTTCGTCAATTAATTTTAAAAGCTGCGTATGAGCTTGAAAAACAAGGTATACGTGCAACAATCGGTCGCGAATTATACCCTACTGTTCTTCATTTCATCCATGAAAATCGTTTACTTCTGTTTTCACAGTTACAACGAAAAGACTTAATGAAGGATGTAAAAAGCTATGTCAAAGATTTTTATGAGAGAAAATTATCAGATGTAGAATTTGATGAAATTTCCATGTCCATTCGAGATGAATTTAAGTTACGCATGTTAGAAATCATTTCTTCTCCAGGTTATTCAATTTATGATACAACTACCGGAATTGTCGTACCGGCGAATATGAGACGATTATATCGTGATGAGCAAGTGCAAGAATGGATTAGCAAAGAGGATCTAGAGAAGGTCGCTATACTGTTTATTAAGGAATTGCTAGATAATATAGCCGTTGATATTAGCCTTGATGTTTATGATAGACGTGAATTACTAGGAGTGTATCGTGATGATTCAGAATGGGGCAGAACAAGCCATACTATTTCAAAGCAACTTAAAGCAATTATAGCAGTTTATGTTGGTGAAGAGCATTCCGAGGTACTTATTCAACATTTATTTGATCAGCTTTGTAGAAGTCAGTTAGATAAATATTACTTAGATTTAGATAAATTAAAAATTATAGACGGTATTGATTTCACTTGGTATAAGTGTACTTCGTGTAAACAAATTCATGCAGTTATACCACATAATAATTGTCCTAGTTGTAATGCTAATACAATTGAAGAACTGCCATCAGATAGTGATATATTAAAAGCAGAAAAAGGGTATTGGCGTACAACGATTGCAGACATTTTAAAGGGCGAAAAAATCACAAATGTTTCAGTTGAAGAACACACAGCACAGTTATCTCAAAAGGATCCAAGTATAGCGTTAGCTACAACAGAGCAATATGAGATGGCCTTTCAAGATATTGTGCTTGATGAAAGCTTAGGAATTGTCGATATTTTAAGTTGTACAACAACGATGGAAGTGGGTATTGACATTGGCTCTTTAACAGCTGTTGGAATGCGAAATATCCCGCCACAGCGTGAAAATTACCAGCAAAGAGCCGGGCGTGCAGGGCGTCGTGGTTCATCATTATCGACAGTTATAACGTATGCACAAGATGGTCCACACGATCACTATTACTTCAATAATCCGAAGTTAATTATTAGTGGAGATACGCGAGAGGCGCTAATTTATATTAACAATAAAAAGATTATTAAGCGCCATTTAAACGCTCTACTTATTCAGACTTTTTTCCATAACAATGCACAAGATGGGGAACTAGCAACTAGTAATATTTCTGAATCACTAGGTACTACTAAGGACTTCTTTAAAGGAACTTCTCAATTTAATTTAGATAGTTTTGAGGATTGGTTAGTAAAACAGGTAAAAATACAATTCAAAAAGTACCCTGAGATTTTTGCTATTATTCCTGAAGAAGCAATAAAAAATGAGGGGGACAAATGGTCACTTATTAAAGAAGCTTCTGACAATATAGGGCAAGATTTAGATGATGCTTTCTGTGAAATTGAAAAAGAATTAATGGAGTATGAAGGATTAATCGAGGAAGATGATCAATTTACAGAGCAGCATCCAGATGAATTGCTATTAAACTTTTTATTTAATCATGGTTTCTTACCGACCTATGCATTCCCTAAAGATTTAACAAGTCTTTATATTCAAGGTCGTGATAAGAAAAACAAAGTAATTATGGAACAAAGACCACAACTAGCATTAAACCGTGCTTTAGGTGAATATGCACCAGGGCGACAAATTGTAATAAACAAGAAGACTTATCGTATAGGTGGTATTTATAATCCATTTTCTAAAAATCCTGAAGCACCAGCTCAAGATCTGAATTTACATGGGGAACATGTGGCCCTATGTGTGAAATGCAATTATACAGAAATAGCAAGTAAAGCAGCTGAGAAATGTCCAAACTGTAAAGAGGAACTCAAATCAATGCCTTACATTTGTCCTACCGGCTTTTCACCTGAAAAGGGTAAAGAGGTACCTAAAGGTGATTTTACACAAGAATACAGCTTTGCTAGTACTCCACAGTTACCTGTACCGAATGAAAAAGTTAAGTTTGATTTTAAAACTTTAAATAGTCTTGGTTTTATTAAATACGAACACAGAGAAGATGAAGAACTTATTGTAATGAATAGAGGCATTGATGGAGAAAGTGGCTTCTTTATGTGTGAGGATTGCGGATTTATCAAGCCTGTCATTAAAAATGACGATTTATTTAAAGGGCACTATAAACCATTCCAACGTCAAGGGATGATTGAGAATAAATGTTCTGGTAACTTACATCAAATTTATCTGGGTAATAAATTTACATCAGATTTATTTTTAATCCGTTTAAATATGGACGATCACATAGACTTCAATGCTAACAAACAATGGTTACATGATGCTTTATTAACGTTAGGAGAAGGTCTTGTATTAGCGGCTAGCAGGGTATTAGATATTGATGCTCAGGAATTGACAGTAGGTTATAGGATTGTTCATAATGAACAAGGCGAAAGTTATGCTGATTTATACTTATTTGACACTTTATCTGGTGGTGCAGGATATTCCTATGTAGCAGGAATGCGTATTAAAGAAATTATTAATGAGACATTTAATGTACTAAGCCATTGTATAAATGCTTGTGAATCATCTTGTTACAAGTGCTTACGCAATTACCAGAATCAAATGAAACATGAACATTTGAATCGTCCACTTGGTCTGGAACTTTTAACATATTTAGTTAAAGGAGAACTTACAAAATATACGCGAGAAGAACAAATTCAATATTTAAAACCTGTTAAAGCTGCATACGATTTGCATCATGGTGAGAATTACTCACATATAATAGAAGAAAATGGGAATGTTTTCATTCAGCTTATCGATGGAAATTTGATTGGTTTAAAAAATAATATTGAGAAAAAGTTAGCTATTAATAGCATTCGTTATTATTCACCATACGAGATTAAATTTGATTTACCAAATGTATACGAACTTCTTTAA
- a CDS encoding tRNA-Val4 has protein sequence MKYSYEFKKDPFGDLGIILPEEICLFSDFIENIATVEQVDEYIDYIEKVLNGTYEDFQIELNATSVLIKKDVTIVENFFRIEEPHENTIETKQFIELLLVWRDKIPEIFKG, from the coding sequence ATGAAATATTCATATGAGTTTAAGAAAGATCCATTTGGCGATTTAGGAATAATTTTGCCGGAAGAAATTTGTCTTTTCTCAGATTTCATTGAAAATATTGCAACAGTAGAACAAGTCGATGAATATATAGATTATATCGAAAAGGTTTTAAACGGGACATATGAGGACTTTCAAATTGAATTAAATGCTACAAGTGTACTCATAAAAAAAGATGTAACAATTGTTGAGAACTTTTTTAGAATTGAAGAACCTCATGAAAATACGATAGAAACAAAGCAATTTATAGAATTACTATTAGTATGGCGAGATAAAATTCCAGAAATATTCAAAGGATAA
- a CDS encoding SMI1/KNR4 family protein yields MKYSALKEFIKNYGKDDDFTGGVSEDKVEETENKLQVSLPESYKWFLKNYGSGGSFGIDIIGYDLVGALVAAATKDHQKYYGLIDGLVVIEDIDEFAYCLDTNKMKNGECPVITWDNQEGYGRKLADNFLDYFIERLELAKEDRDEDW; encoded by the coding sequence GTGAAATATTCAGCTTTAAAGGAATTTATTAAGAACTATGGCAAAGATGATGATTTTACGGGAGGAGTAAGTGAAGACAAAGTTGAAGAAACTGAAAATAAATTACAAGTCTCATTACCGGAAAGTTACAAATGGTTCTTAAAAAACTATGGTTCAGGAGGAAGTTTTGGTATTGATATAATTGGTTATGACTTAGTAGGTGCATTAGTAGCAGCTGCTACCAAAGATCATCAAAAGTATTATGGTTTAATCGATGGACTTGTGGTTATAGAAGATATTGATGAATTTGCTTATTGTCTCGATACTAATAAAATGAAAAATGGAGAATGCCCAGTTATTACGTGGGATAATCAAGAAGGCTATGGTCGAAAGCTTGCTGATAATTTTTTAGACTATTTTATTGAACGCCTTGAATTAGCAAAAGAAGATAGGGATGAAGATTGGTGA